A region from the Pempheris klunzingeri isolate RE-2024b chromosome 17, fPemKlu1.hap1, whole genome shotgun sequence genome encodes:
- the ramp2 gene encoding receptor activity-modifying protein 2 isoform X2: MKGALGFIGVFLSFLYDTTYGDPALPFACGNNSHSCMSICTISYHFYGAPTMECLSKLFDLLCLSNFEHGMASLNNIDWCTWGNVSGLYSNLSLCTEEISDCLLIPWPNPLVEQTFVNIHSKFFKDCPSEELSDPPPVIVFALVITPICLIPIMVSLVVLKTKNGDGSS; encoded by the exons atGAAGGGAGCACTTGGTTTCATTGGGGtattcctctcctttctctacG acACCACTTATGGAGACCCTGCTTTGCCCTTTG CTTGTGGGAATAATTCTCACAGTTGTATGAGCATTTGCACCATCTCTTATCATTTTTATGGTGCCCCAACAATGGAGTGTCTTTCCAAACTGTTTGACCTTCTATGTCTCTCCAATTTCGAGCATGGAATGGCATCGCTAAACAACATTGACTGGTGCACTTGGGGTAATGTGAGCGG TTTGTACAGTAACCTCAGCCTGTGCACAGAGGAGATATCTGACTGTCTCCTGATCCCATGGCCCAACCCTCTGGTGGAACAGACCTTTGTCAACATTCACTCCAAGTTTTTCAAGGATTGTCCCTCAGAGGAGCTGAGTGACCCACCGCCAGTCATCGTCTTTGCCCTGGTGATAACTCCCATCTGCCTGATCCCCATCATGGTCAGCCTAGTGGTGCTCAAGACCAAGAATGGGGATGGGAGCTCCTGA